In Deltaproteobacteria bacterium, the genomic stretch GTGCCGTGGGAAGGCGGCGCGGAACTGGCGGCGCCGGACGCCGCCGGCGCCATTCGCATTCAGGGACGCATCGTCGACGGCGCCGGCCAGCCCGTGGACGACTGCGTCATCGAGGTGTGGCAAGCCAACGTCCACGGCCGCTACGCGCATGCCGAGGACACGCGAGAGGTGCCACTGGTGGCGGGTTTCGAGGGATTCGGCCGCGCCATCACGGACGCCGACGGCCGCTTCGACGTCGTCACGGTCAAGCCAGGATGCGTGCCCGGGCCGGGCGAAACGGCGCAGGCGCCGCACATCTCCCTGTCCGTGTTCGCGCGCGGTCTGCTGAAGCAACTGGTGACGCGGATCTACTTCGCCGACGAGACCGCGGCCAACGACCAGGATCCGGTCCTGCGGTCCATCACCGAACCCGGCCGGCGCGACACCCTTCTGGCCGTCCCGCGCACATCCGGCGACGCACCGCCGGTCTACGACTTCGAGATCCGCCTGCAGGGTCCGCGCGAGACCGTATTCTTCGACGTCTAGTGTGGTGTCCGGTTAATTCGCATAACAATATGCGGAGGATTTCTTGTCGCCGGCAAGGCGCGATGACTTGTAGGGGCGACCTGCGGTCGCCCCCCAGTGGCGGGCACCACGTCCCGCGTCACTTCTTCTTGGTCATGTCCGCGCGCTGATCGGCCTCGCTGTCCGCGTAACCCGGTTCCACCAGAGCGTCGATGACGTAGCGTCCGCCCTTGGACACCACCTGGGCGCCACGCTCCAGGGCGGCGGCCAGGTCCTCGGAAGTGGACACGGGCGCCTCACCGTCGAAGCCTTGGGCGCGTCCCATGGCGATGAGGTCCACGGGCGGGTCGTCCAGCCGTTGCCCGATCCAGCGGTTCCCCACCGGCCGCTCGCGCATCACCGCGACCCGTTCCTGGTGCATCTCGTCGTTGTAGTAGGAACGGTTGTCAGCGATGACGACGAGCAGCGGCAGGTCCATGTGCGTGGCGGTCCAGAGCGCGTTGCAGCCCATCAGATAGTCGCCGTCCCCCAGGACGCCCACGACCAGCCGTCCCTTGCCCTGGAGAGCAAGCGCCGTACCGACGGCATGCCCGGGGCCGCTGCCCACGCCGCCGCCGCCGTCGTTGCCCATGAAGGACAACGGGCCGGTGAACTCCGAGCCTTCGCCGGGCCAGCCGATGGGCAGGCGCGCGAAACTCACGGGCCGGCTGCGGGCGAACTCGCGCACCGTGAGCGCCATGTCCATCAGCGTCATGGGGGCGCCCCCCTTGGGCCGTGCCCGGCCGACGGGCGTGCGCGTCCAGTGGCTGACGGTCTTCAACCCGGCCGCGGCGGGCCGCTTGCGGCCGAAACCCTCCAGCATCTGTTCCACGAAGGTGTCCGGGCATGCCGCCACCGGGATGTCCGCGGCGGGCAGCGCCTGGTGGTCCATGCTCCAGCCGTTGGTGCGATAGGTATCCATGGAGCAGTGGATGATGGTCTTGTCGGCCGGCGTCTGCGTCTGCGACGCTCCCAGGCAGCCGCGCAGGTACCCTGCCAGGTCCAGCCAGTCGAGACTCAGTATGACATCCGCCTTCTTGACCAGCGCCGTGGCCTGCTTGGACGGCCGCAGTGCCGGCGGAGCAAGGTGCAACGGATGGGTGGTCGGAAAGGACGACGGGTCGTTGGAGCTCGTGAGCACGGGGGCGTTCAGGGACTCGGCCAGCTTGACGCGGCGTTCCCAGTCGGCTTCGCCGCGGGACATCCGTCCCATGAGGATGACCGGGAACTTGGCCTTCTTGAGAACCTCCCTTGCCCGCCTGACGACGGCCGAGGGTGCGAAGGGCGGCTCCGGCGGCGCATAACGCGAAGCGTCCGGGATGTGCACCTCCCCTTGCAGCGCTTCCTCCTGCAGACCCACATCGAGGCAAACGTAGACCGGTCCGAAGGGGGCGGTGCGCGCGATCTGGTTGGCCCGCAGCACCGACTCCACCGCCGCGATGGGCGACGACGGCTGATCGTCCCACTTCGTGTAATGGCGGATGAGCGCGCCCTGGTCCTTGGCCGTGTGGATCCAGTCGATCCAGGGACGCCGCTTGTTCGCGTCCACCGGGCCCGTGGCGCCGAAGATCACCATGGGGGTGCGGTCGCACCAGGCATTGAATATGGTCATGGTGGCATGCATCAGCCCCACGTTCGAGTGCAGCGCCACCGCCATGGGTTCGTCCGTGGCCTTGCCATAGCCGTCCGCGATGGACACCGCGTGTTCCTCGTGCAGGCACGTCACCATCTGCGGGTTCTCGTTACCCAAAAAGTTCACCAAGCTGTCGTGGAAGCCGCGATAGCTCGCCCCCGGAACCAGCGCGATGTACTTGAAGTCGAGTTCGCGAGCCACAGCCGCGACGACGTCGCTGCCCCAATGCATCTCGGGAGTGCCCAAGTCCTCCGGACGGTGCTTCAATGCCGCGCTCGTGTTGCGTTTTGCCACTGTGTGTCCCTCCTTCAAGTGCGGTTGCGGCGTCTGGTGGCGCCGACACCACCTTTTGGCCCGCCCCGGTGATATTTGTCAAGGCGATTCTTGTTTCATCGGACCAGCACCGGTTCCAACCCGTACCCGTTCCATGCAATCTCACCGCAAGATGTCTTGCCGCTCCATCCTGTCCATCACGTTCGGCCCTACGCCCTCGTCCCGAAGGAGGTTCTTCTGAACCTTCGAACTCGGCGTCTTGGGAAGTTCCGGCCTGTAGTCGAGATAGCGCGGGACCTTGAAGGCCGCGAGGCGCTCGGCGCAGAATTGCCACAGTCGCTCCGGCGGCAGGTCCTCGCGCGGAACCCCGGCGGCCAGCACGACACACGCCTTCACTTCCTCCTGGCGAATGAGGTCCGGTACCGCCACCGCCGCGGACTCGGCGATGAGAGGATGGGAGTTGAGGACACGTTCCACCTCGGCCGAGGCGATGTTCTCGCCGCCGCGCTTGATGATGTCCTTCTTGCGGTCGACGAAGTACAGAAACCGGTCCTCGTCGAGGTAACCGAGGTCGCCGGTGTGAAGCCAGCCGTCCCGGAGGGCGGCGGCGGTGGCCGCGGGATTCTTGTAGTAGCCCATCATCACCGCCGGGCTCTGCTTGACGATCTCCCCAAGTTGCCCGGACGTGCAGTTCTCCCCTTCGTCGTTCACGATGCGCACCCGGTGCACGTCCGGCGCGATGGGCACGCCGCAACTGCCGAGCTTCCGGCGCGATACGTCGAGTGGGCCGAGAACGCTCAGCAGGTCCTCGGTGAGGCTGTAGGTGGGGATCGCGGTGACTCCGAAACGCCGCTCGAACTCCAGATGCACGTCCGGCGGCAAGAGCGCCATGACCTGGCGCAACGGCGTGTCCGCGTCCCCCGGATCCGGCGGCAGGTTCAACAGGATTCGCGGGATCGTCTGCATGATGCTCGAGGTGGTGACGCCGTGGCACTTCACGTCGTCCCAGAAACGCGACGCGCTAAAACGCTCCTTCAACACCACCCCGCCGCCCACGGACAACATCGCGAGGGTCATGTGGCAGAGAGCGTTCACGTGGAACAGCGGCATCACCACCAGCACGCGGTCGTCCCCGGTCCAGCCCAGCGCCCGTGCGCGGTTGCTCGGGGCGAAGGCGAAGGCGAAGTGCTGGAGCATGACGCCCTTGGGCCGGTCGGTGGTGCCGGAGGTGTAGATGATGGACGCCATGTCCTCGGGCGAGACTTCCGTGAGCGCCGGGGCGCGGGCGGCGCCGCGGATGAATTCCTCCCAGCCCAAGGCACCGTCGGTGCTTTCGCCGTCGAGCGTCACCACCTGCTCCAGCTCGGGACAGTCCCCGCGGATGCCCTGGATCAGCGGCATGAAGGCCTCGGAAGTCAGCAGGTAGCGTGCTTCCGAGTGGGCCAGGAGGTACCGAAGCTCGTCCGCGGTCTGCGCGGTATTGAGAGGCACGAACACGCCGCCGGTGCGAGCCATGGCGAACACCGTGCAGAGGAACTCCGAACAGTTGGGAAGCAGGATGGCGACACGCTGCCCGGGCTGGAGCCCGAGAGCCGCGAACGCACGCGCCACCCGCTCCACTTCCGCGGCGAGCTCAGCGTAGGTCCACTGCCGCTCCTCGTGAATCAGGCAGGGCTGGTCCGGCCGCTCCGCGGCCTGATGGGACAGCAACTCGTGAATGGTGGCGTAAGCGGTCATGAAACAGCCTGACCATAGATGAAGGATTCGCCTGATTCAATTGCGATGTGATGGGCGGGTCGACCGCCTTACCCCGCCTGGATTCCCGCTTTCGCGGGAATGACGGTTCGGGACGTCGTGCTTGACACTCGGCCGCGCAGGCGGTTTACCCGTGTGCATACGCCGCCCGGCGAAAACGGTGGAGCGAAAGGACGACCATGGACGAATCGCTACAGACCCTCCGGCGCAAGGTCGCGCTGGGGACCCGCATCCTGGCGAGCCAGGGCTGCCTGGGCGACATTCTCGGACACCTGTCGGTGCGCGTTCCCGACTCCGACGAGATGCTCCTCCGCTGCCTCGGAGGCGACGACAAGGCGCCGGAAAAGGGGCTGCTCTACACCGACGTGCACCACGTGCGCCGGGTCGGCTTCGACCGCGACGTGGAACAGGTGGACGGATACCGGCTGCCCATCGAGCTGCCGATCCACGGCGAGATGTACAAAGCGCGCCCCGAAGCCAATGCCGTGCTGCACGCCCATCCGTACAACTGCCTCGTCGCCACCATCGCCGGGCTCGAGCTGCGGCCCATCTACGGCTGCTACGACCCCTTGAGCCTGAGCGCCGCGATTCAGGGGATCCCGCTCTACCCCAGGTCGGTGCTGATCGACAGCCCGGAGCTGGCGGCCGACCTGATCGCGACCATGGGTGATCGGGACTGCTGCCTGATGCGCGGCCACGGCCTCACGGTCATCGGCCCGACCGTGGAAGCCGTCACGCTGCTGGGCATACGCCTGGAAACGCTGGCCAGGGTCACTCTGGACGCCGCCCGCGCCAGCGGCGGGGCGCGCCCGGCCACGCTCTCCCAAGCGGACCTTGACGCCTTCGCCTTCGTGGTGGAGGGAGGCCTTCAGGCCGCCGTGTCGAAAGTCTACGATTGGACCTGGAACCACTACGCGCAGCGGGTGGCGGATACCGTTGGGTTGCCTGCCGAAGAGTAGATGTGGCGGGCGCCGCGGTCAGGACGGTGCGGTGTCTTCCAGCAAGAGCAGCCCCATGCCCGTCAGCATGGGCGCGTAGTAGTTCTGGTGCACGAGCCGCACATCGGGGGACATGGCGCCGCGCATGCCCAGCCACATGATCATCTCCACGGCTTCGGCGCCGCCCTGCACCATGTAGTCGTGGTGCGACAGCTCCACGAGCTCCTCGGGGCCGCTCACGATGCGCTCCATGAAGCGGCGGTCCCATTCCTCGTTGCGGAAGCCGAAACGCTCGCCGTGAAGCTGGTGCGACAGCCCGCCGGTGCCGAGGACCGCCACGCGGATGTCCCGCGGATAGCTCTCCACCGCCTTGCGCAGGGCCTGCCCCAGCTTCCACAGGCGCCGCGCCGTGGGCAGCGGGTGCTGCACGACGTTGACCGCCACCGGCACCACCTTGATGTCCCATTCGGGCTGGTGCGACCAGAGCAGCGGCAGCGGCATGAGCAGGCCGTGGTCCACCGACATCTCCTGGCACACGGTCATGTCGAACTCGCTCTCCCGGATCAGCGACTCGGCCATGTGCCAGGAGAACTCCGGGTCGCCCGGAACCGGGTCCAGCGGGCGCGCGCCCCAGCCCTCGTCCGCCGGCGGGTAGCTCTCGGCCACGCCCATGGCGAAGGTCGGGTACTTGTCGAAGAAGAACGCCGAGCCGTGGTCGTTGTAGATGAAGATGGCCACGTCGATGCGGGCCTCCCGCAGCCAGTCCATGGCCGGCCGGTAGCCATCGAACAGCGGCTTCCACTCCGGAGCGTCCTGCTTACCCTGGTCGAACGCCGCGCCCGCCGCGGGCACGTGCGACGACCCGATCCCTGCAACGATCCTGCCCATGCTACCTCGCTCCCTTGACGTTGCGCGTGCTCAGGAACTCCTCCAGCGTCTCGCCGCGGAACGCCGCGCCGATGTGCTGCAGGCTGTCGCCCGTCACCGAGCCCATCTTGTACATGAAGTAGATATTGGCGCCGCCCTCCCGCGCCAGCGCGAGCCAGTCCTTCTCGCGCAGCTTCCGCTTCTCCCAGTCGGACAGCCCGAAACGCTCCATCAACGCCTCGGGGTCCTCCTTGTAAGCCGCGCGGTTCTCGGCCCGGTTGAGGGAAAAGAAAAACTTGTTGAGACGGTATCCCTTGCTGGACTGGGCGCCGTCGAAGACGTAGGTGCCCTCGATCTTCCGCGGTTCTTCGCGAGACTCACTCATGGCCGCATCCTCCGGAAACAGGCTGGTTCGCAGGCTGATTCGCGCCGGCGAAGCGCCGAGCATAAAGGGATTCGGAAACCCGGTCAACTCGACTTCGGCACGCCTGCCGTCAATTTGACATGCCGGAGGCACCGTTGTTAGTTTGCGGGCTGGCCCGCGCATGGCGGCCGTCCCAAACCAACGGAGAACACGAACATGCCGGCACCCGAATTCGAAGACGTGGCCGTGGCCAACGGCGCGGAAGCCTTTCTGGCGCAGATCAACGCCAATCCGGACGTGGACTACATCTTCGCCAACACCGGGACGGACCACGGGCCGATCCTGGAGGCCCTGGCCAAGATGCACCGCAGTGAGGCCAAGGGCGCGGAGATCCTGGTGGTGCCCCACGAGCAGGCGGCGGTGTCCATGGCCCACGGCTACTACTGCGCCTCGGGGAAGCCGCAGGTGGTGCTGGTGCACACCCTGCCGGGCACCGCCAACGGCCTCGGTGGCCTCATGAACGCCAAGGCGTGCCAGGTGCCGATGCTGTTCGTGGCCGGGCGCACGCCGGTCACCGAGGGCGAGGTGCCGGGGGGCAAGAGCCGCCACATCCACTGGCGCCAGGAGTCCCGCGACCAGGGCGGCATCGTGCGCGAGTTCGTGAAGTGGGATTTCGAGAACCGCGCCAACGAGCAGCTCGGCGCCATCGTCCCGCGCGCCTTCAAGATCGCCATGGCCGAGCCGCGCGGCCCCGTGTACCTGTCGCTGCCGCGGGAGTGGCTGTACGAGGGGATGGAGTCCACGCGAGTTTCGGCGGACGCGTTCAAGCCGCCGAGCAAGATCCAGACCCCCATCGCGGACCTGCGGCAGGCCGCGGAAGTGCTCCTGAGCGCGGCCGACCCGGTGATCGTGACCCGCTACCTCGGCAAGACCCCGGCCGCGGTGGCGCCGCTGGTGGAGTTGGCCGAGCTGCTGGCCATTCCGGTGGTGCAGCACCCGCAGTCGCCCTACATGAACTTCCCGTCGAGCCACCCGTGCCACGCCGGGCACGATATCACCGCCCACGTGAAGGGGGCCGACGTGGTCTTCCTCATCGACATCGACGTGCCCTGGACACCGGCGACACGCGACAACCTGCGTGCCGAGGCCACGGTGCTGCAACTGGAGGTGGACCCGCTGTTCTCCTCCATTCCGGTATGGGGCTTCCCGGTGGACCACGCCATGACCGGCTCCTCGGACGTGACGCTGCCGGTACTGAACGGCCTGATCCGCGAGGGACTCGACGGCTCGGACGCCCCGCGGAAGAGCGTGGAGGCGCGGCGGAGCCGCATCCAGGCTGCCCACGACACGAACCGGGCGGAGATCGCGGCACGCATCGACAAGGTCAAGGACGAGCGCCCCATTCATCCCCTGTGGGTGTCCCGCTGCATCGCCGACGTGGTGGACGAGAAGACCATCGTGATGGGCGAGGCCGTGACCTCGCCGCTGGGGCCGGTGCTGGGACTGGAACGCCCCGGATCGTTCTTCGACCAGGCGCCCGCCGGGCACCTGGGATGGGGCATGGGCGCCGCCATCGGCGCCAAGCTGGCCGCGCCGGACCACACGGTCATCGCCTGCGAGGGGGACGGCTCCTACATGTTCTGCGTGCCCACCGCGTGCCACTTCACCGCGCAAAAGTACCAGGTGCCGTTCCTGACGGTCATCTACAACAACCAGGCGTGGAACGCGACGCTCAGCACCGTGCGCGAGCTGTACCCCGACGGCGTCGCCCACCAGACGAAGAACTTCCCGGGAACGGACCTGACGCCGTCGCCGCAGTTCGAGCTTACCGCCCAGGCGTGCGGCGCCTACGCCGAGCGTGTGGACGATCCCACGGACCTGCCGGCGGCGCTGGAGCGCGGTCTCAAGGCCGTCAAGGAAGAGGGGCGCCAGGCCCTGCTCAACGTCATCTGCCGCAATCCGGCCGGCTGAACCGGCCGGCTTCAGGAGGAGAAAATGGTCTGCAGGATATTCTGGGGCAAGCTTCGGCTCGGGAAGTGGACCGAGTACGAACGTTACTATAACGAGGTCGTGGTGCCCGCCACGGCCAACATGCAAGGCTTTCGCGGACGCCAACTGCTGCGCAGTTCCGAGAATCCCGACGAAGGGATCTCCCTCACCTTCTGGGAGACGCAGGAGGACATGCAGCGATACGTCGCGAGCGAGGCCCGGGCCGACATCGCCAAGGGGGCCTCGAACATGTACACCGGCGAGTACTGGGTCAAGGACTTCGAGGTGAAGTCCCTCTCGCTCCTGTCGTTGGGCAACGTGTAGGACGGGTGCCGTCGCCTGACGCGTGGGGCGGCGGCCTTTCGAAGCGGGAGAAACGCAATGAAACGCATCGGCCTGATATCGCCGAACATGAGCGAAGAGGTGCTCACGGACGTCTACCGGATCCTGCCGCCGGACATCACGGTGGAGGGGCGCGGGCTCCGGGTGCGCGAGTTCACCGACGAGGAGTTCGCCCGGGCCGAGAGCGAGTTCTTCGGCCTGGTGCGGGAGTTGACCGAGTACTCCCTCGACTTCCTCATGCTCACCGGCGAGCTGTTCCTGTCCTACAAGGGCCCCGGCTCGGACCGACAGCTCCTGGCCGCCGTGGGTGAGGTCACGCCCGTGCCCGCATCCACGGTGCTGACATCGGTGGTGGACGCCTGCCGGGACCTGGGGCTCAAACACGTGGTGATGGCCTCCCCCTTCCC encodes the following:
- the pcaG gene encoding protocatechuate 3,4-dioxygenase subunit alpha, which gives rise to MANQRGTTPSQTIGPFHRIMVPWEGGAELAAPDAAGAIRIQGRIVDGAGQPVDDCVIEVWQANVHGRYAHAEDTREVPLVAGFEGFGRAITDADGRFDVVTVKPGCVPGPGETAQAPHISLSVFARGLLKQLVTRIYFADETAANDQDPVLRSITEPGRRDTLLAVPRTSGDAPPVYDFEIRLQGPRETVFFDV
- a CDS encoding thiamine pyrophosphate-binding protein → MAKRNTSAALKHRPEDLGTPEMHWGSDVVAAVARELDFKYIALVPGASYRGFHDSLVNFLGNENPQMVTCLHEEHAVSIADGYGKATDEPMAVALHSNVGLMHATMTIFNAWCDRTPMVIFGATGPVDANKRRPWIDWIHTAKDQGALIRHYTKWDDQPSSPIAAVESVLRANQIARTAPFGPVYVCLDVGLQEEALQGEVHIPDASRYAPPEPPFAPSAVVRRAREVLKKAKFPVILMGRMSRGEADWERRVKLAESLNAPVLTSSNDPSSFPTTHPLHLAPPALRPSKQATALVKKADVILSLDWLDLAGYLRGCLGASQTQTPADKTIIHCSMDTYRTNGWSMDHQALPAADIPVAACPDTFVEQMLEGFGRKRPAAAGLKTVSHWTRTPVGRARPKGGAPMTLMDMALTVREFARSRPVSFARLPIGWPGEGSEFTGPLSFMGNDGGGGVGSGPGHAVGTALALQGKGRLVVGVLGDGDYLMGCNALWTATHMDLPLLVVIADNRSYYNDEMHQERVAVMRERPVGNRWIGQRLDDPPVDLIAMGRAQGFDGEAPVSTSEDLAAALERGAQVVSKGGRYVIDALVEPGYADSEADQRADMTKKK
- a CDS encoding AMP-binding protein — encoded protein: MTAYATIHELLSHQAAERPDQPCLIHEERQWTYAELAAEVERVARAFAALGLQPGQRVAILLPNCSEFLCTVFAMARTGGVFVPLNTAQTADELRYLLAHSEARYLLTSEAFMPLIQGIRGDCPELEQVVTLDGESTDGALGWEEFIRGAARAPALTEVSPEDMASIIYTSGTTDRPKGVMLQHFAFAFAPSNRARALGWTGDDRVLVVMPLFHVNALCHMTLAMLSVGGGVVLKERFSASRFWDDVKCHGVTTSSIMQTIPRILLNLPPDPGDADTPLRQVMALLPPDVHLEFERRFGVTAIPTYSLTEDLLSVLGPLDVSRRKLGSCGVPIAPDVHRVRIVNDEGENCTSGQLGEIVKQSPAVMMGYYKNPAATAAALRDGWLHTGDLGYLDEDRFLYFVDRKKDIIKRGGENIASAEVERVLNSHPLIAESAAVAVPDLIRQEEVKACVVLAAGVPREDLPPERLWQFCAERLAAFKVPRYLDYRPELPKTPSSKVQKNLLRDEGVGPNVMDRMERQDILR
- a CDS encoding class II aldolase/adducin family protein; this translates as MDESLQTLRRKVALGTRILASQGCLGDILGHLSVRVPDSDEMLLRCLGGDDKAPEKGLLYTDVHHVRRVGFDRDVEQVDGYRLPIELPIHGEMYKARPEANAVLHAHPYNCLVATIAGLELRPIYGCYDPLSLSAAIQGIPLYPRSVLIDSPELAADLIATMGDRDCCLMRGHGLTVIGPTVEAVTLLGIRLETLARVTLDAARASGGARPATLSQADLDAFAFVVEGGLQAAVSKVYDWTWNHYAQRVADTVGLPAEE
- a CDS encoding class III extradiol dioxygenase family protein, which gives rise to MGRIVAGIGSSHVPAAGAAFDQGKQDAPEWKPLFDGYRPAMDWLREARIDVAIFIYNDHGSAFFFDKYPTFAMGVAESYPPADEGWGARPLDPVPGDPEFSWHMAESLIRESEFDMTVCQEMSVDHGLLMPLPLLWSHQPEWDIKVVPVAVNVVQHPLPTARRLWKLGQALRKAVESYPRDIRVAVLGTGGLSHQLHGERFGFRNEEWDRRFMERIVSGPEELVELSHHDYMVQGGAEAVEMIMWLGMRGAMSPDVRLVHQNYYAPMLTGMGLLLLEDTAPS
- a CDS encoding protocatechuate 3,4-dioxygenase (extradiol catechol dioxygenase that catalyzes the oxidative cleavage of substituted catechols; part of the bacterial aromatic compound degradation pathway), coding for MSESREEPRKIEGTYVFDGAQSSKGYRLNKFFFSLNRAENRAAYKEDPEALMERFGLSDWEKRKLREKDWLALAREGGANIYFMYKMGSVTGDSLQHIGAAFRGETLEEFLSTRNVKGAR
- a CDS encoding thiamine pyrophosphate-requiring protein codes for the protein MPAPEFEDVAVANGAEAFLAQINANPDVDYIFANTGTDHGPILEALAKMHRSEAKGAEILVVPHEQAAVSMAHGYYCASGKPQVVLVHTLPGTANGLGGLMNAKACQVPMLFVAGRTPVTEGEVPGGKSRHIHWRQESRDQGGIVREFVKWDFENRANEQLGAIVPRAFKIAMAEPRGPVYLSLPREWLYEGMESTRVSADAFKPPSKIQTPIADLRQAAEVLLSAADPVIVTRYLGKTPAAVAPLVELAELLAIPVVQHPQSPYMNFPSSHPCHAGHDITAHVKGADVVFLIDIDVPWTPATRDNLRAEATVLQLEVDPLFSSIPVWGFPVDHAMTGSSDVTLPVLNGLIREGLDGSDAPRKSVEARRSRIQAAHDTNRAEIAARIDKVKDERPIHPLWVSRCIADVVDEKTIVMGEAVTSPLGPVLGLERPGSFFDQAPAGHLGWGMGAAIGAKLAAPDHTVIACEGDGSYMFCVPTACHFTAQKYQVPFLTVIYNNQAWNATLSTVRELYPDGVAHQTKNFPGTDLTPSPQFELTAQACGAYAERVDDPTDLPAALERGLKAVKEEGRQALLNVICRNPAG
- a CDS encoding antibiotic biosynthesis monooxygenase; its protein translation is MVCRIFWGKLRLGKWTEYERYYNEVVVPATANMQGFRGRQLLRSSENPDEGISLTFWETQEDMQRYVASEARADIAKGASNMYTGEYWVKDFEVKSLSLLSLGNV